In one Cercospora beticola chromosome 1, complete sequence genomic region, the following are encoded:
- the CGA1 gene encoding Glucoamylase 1 precursor (Glucan 1,4-alpha-glucosidase) (1,4-alpha-D-glucan glucohydrolase), with protein MGCGQSSESKEGKQRNEEIENQLKRDKMNLRNEIKMLLLGAGESGKSTILKQMKLIHEGGYSRDERESFREIIFSNTVQSMRVILEAMESLELPLDDQRAEYHVQTIFMQPAQIEGDVLPPEVGQAIKTLWADAGVQSAFQRSREYQLNDSAKYYFDSIDTIASPTYIPSDQDVLRSRVKTTGITETTFIIGDLTYRMFDVGGQRSERKKWIHCFENVTTILFLVAISEYDQLLFEDETVNRMQEALTLFDSICNSRWFTKTSIILFLNKIDRFKEKLPVSPMKNYFPDYEGGQDYGAACDYILNRFVSLNQHPTKQIYTHFTCATDTMQIRFVMAAVNDIIIQENLRMCGLI; from the exons ATGGGGTGTGGACAGAGTTCAGAGTCCAAGGAGGGTAAGCAACGAAATGAGGAGATCGAGAACCAATTGAAGCGGGACAAGATGAACCTGCGGAATGAGATCAAGATGCTGCTCCTCGGCGCTGGTGAATCAGGAAAATCGACAATTCTCAAGCAGATGAAGCTCATACACGAGGGAGGCTACTCAAGAGACGAGCGAGAAAGCTTCCGGGAAATCATCTTCTCAAACACAGTGCAAAGTATGCGCGTGATCTTGGAGGCCATGGAGAGCTTAGAACTGCCATTGGACGATCAACGAGCCGAATACCACGTGCAGACCATTTTCATGCAACCCGCACAAATCGAAGGCGACGTGCTACCTCCCGAAGTCGGTCAAGCAATCAAGACTCTGTGGGCTGATGCCGGCGTGCAATCAGCGTTCCAGAGGAGTAGGGAGTACCAGCTGAACGACTCGGCCAAGTACTACTTCGACTCCATTGACACAATCGCGTCACCGACGTACATTCCTTCCGACCAGGACGTGCTGCGGTCGCGTGTCAAGACAACGGGTATCACAGAAACGACATTCATCATCGGCGACCTCACATATCGCATGTTCGACGTTGGTGGCCAAAGATCGGAACGGAAAAAGTGGATACACTGCTTCGAGAACGTGACGACAATCCTCTTCCTGGTGGCAATATCAGAATACGACCAACTTTTGTTCGAAGACGAGACCGTGAACCGAATGCAAGAAGCTTTGACACTCTTCGACTCGATTTGCAACAGCCGATGGTTCACCAAGACCAGCATAATTCTATTCCTCAACAAGATCGACCGCTTCAAGGAGAAGCTACCCGTGTCACCCATGAAGAACTACTTCCCGGATTACGAGGGAGGTCAGGATTATGGCGCCGCATGTGACTACATCTTGAACCGTTTTGTCTC GCTCAATCAACATCCTACCAAGCAGATCTACACACACTTCACGTGCGCGACAGACACCATGCAGATACGATTCGTCATGGCTGCTGTGAACGACATTATCATCCAAGAAAATCTGCGCATGTGCGGGCTGATATAA
- the DBP5 gene encoding RNA helicase required for poly(A+) mRNA export (BUSCO:EOG09261MPU) produces MSTEPDAPKLGGLSLGDEKSTNSPANGTKANPAAAIFTPSGPGFKWSDEDDSTATGSDKKTGGDGADKKDLEKAQVDGAGHFMAGSKGLNEPEFDVNVKLADLQEDPNNPLYSVKKFEELSLKEELSTGLDLMGFQKPSKIQERALPLLLKDPPQNFIGQSQSGTGKTAAFVLNVLQRVDLSINKPQALILAPTRELARQIAGVATTMGIKLLEKGLRISQSVPDPETRGKPVEGQVVVGTPGTVMDQLKRRLLDARGIKVLTLDEADNMLDLQGMADQCKRVKQQLPRTAQVVLFSATFPPDVLAFAEQFSPKSNMITLKVEELSVKGIRQMYLDCQNDEEKYAALLKFYGLMTIGSSVIFVKHRETAVQIDKRMTAEGHNVASLTGAKEGAERDETFRKFQKGEAKVLIATNVLSRGIDVSTVTMVVNYDIPETVDGQPDFETYLHRIGRTGRFGRTGAALSFVHDRKSWQSLMAICKHFGVEPTKLDTSDWDEVERNIKAIMKNSRNNINIEEIDMS; encoded by the exons ATGTCGACAGAACCAGACGCGCCGAAACTCGGCGGCCTCAGCTTGGGCGACGAAAAGAGCACCAATTCCCCCGCGAACGGTACGAAGGCCAACCCTGCCGCCGCGATTTTTACGCCATCCGGTCCTGGCTTCAAATGGTCCGATGAGGATGACTCGACCGCAACGGGCTCTGACAAGAAAACAGGCGGTGACGGAGCGGACAAGAAAGATCTCGAGAAGGCTCAGGTCGATGGCGCCGGTCACTTCATGGCGGGCTCCAAAGGCTTGAACGAGCCAGAGTTTGACGTCAATGTCAAGTTGGCAGATCTTCAAGAGGACCCGAACAATCCTCTTTACTCAGTCAAGAAGTTTGAAGAGTTGTCGCT GAAAGAAGAGCTCAGCACTGGTCTGGACCTTATGGGATTCCAGAAGCCCTCCAAGATTCAGGAGCGCGCACTTCCACTGCTGCTCAAGGACCCACCTCAGAACTTCATCGGTCAATCACAATCTGGCACAGGCAAGACTGCCGCTTTCGTCCTCAACGTTCTCCAACGCGTTGACCTTTCCATCAACAAGCCACAGGCGCTGATTCTCGCACCGACTCGAGAACTCGCTCGGCAGATCGCTGGAGTCGCGACGACCATGGGCATCAAGCTTCTGGAGAAAGGCTTGCGAATCTCGCAATCGGTGCCAGACCCAGAGACCCGTGGGAAGCCCGTCGAGGGGCAAGTCGTTGTTGGCACACCAGGCACAGTGATGGATCAGCTGAAGCGGCGGCTACTCGATGCACGAGGCATCAAAGTCCTTACGCTCGATGAGGCGGACAACATGCTCGATCTGCAGGGCATGGCAGACCAGTGCAAGCGTGTCAAGCAGCAATTGCCGAGGACCGCCCAGGTCGTGCTGTTCTCCGCAACTTTCCCACCAGACGTTTTGGCCTTTGCCGAGCAGTTCTCACCCAAGTCGAATATGATCACCTTGAAGGTCGAGGAGCTGTCCGTTAAGGGCATCCGACAGATGTACCTGGACTGCCAGAATGACGAGGAGAAATACGCCGCCCTTCTCAAATTCTATGGCCTCATGACGATTGGGTCATcagtcatcttcgtcaagcaCAGAGAAACAGCGGTCCAGATCGACAAGCGCATGACAGCCGAGGGCCACAATGTTGCCTCTCTGACAGGTGCAAAGGAGGGCGCAGAGCGCGACGAGACTTTCCGGAAATTTCAAAAGGGTGAGGCAAAGGTGCTGATTGCCACCAATGTGCTGTCCCGTGGTATCGACGTCTCCACTGTCACCATGGTGGTCAATTACGACATTCCAGAGACGGTGGATGGTCAACCAGATTTTGAAACCTACTTGCATCGCATCGGACGTACCGGTCGTTTCGGTCGCACAGGTGCTGCGCTCAGCTTCGTTCACGACCGCAAGAGCTGGCAGAGTCTCATGGCCATCTGCAAGCACTTCGGTGTCGAGCCCACCAAGCTTGACACCAGCGACTGGGACGAGGTGGAGCGTAACATCAAGGCGATCATGAAGAACTCTcgcaacaacatcaacatcgaggAGATCGACATGTCTTGA